A single window of Archangium gephyra DNA harbors:
- a CDS encoding slipin family protein gives MTDFFGALGLLIPLGILVLAFLSGVRIVNEYENGVVFRLGRFVGLKRAGFRWIIPFVERIVIIDMRTVARDVPPQDVITKDNVSVKVNAVVYFRVIHADKAVLQVEDYLYATSQLAQTTLRAILGQVELDQLLSERDRVNRDIQKVLDAHTDPWGIKVSNVEVKHIDLPVEMQRAIARQAEAERERRAKIIAAEGEHQAAEKLSMAAEVLDRNPITLQLRYLQTLVEITGGGNQTIIPIPLDLIRALGLQPK, from the coding sequence ATGACCGATTTCTTCGGCGCCCTCGGGCTCCTCATTCCCCTGGGCATCCTCGTGCTCGCCTTCCTCTCCGGCGTGCGCATCGTCAACGAGTACGAGAACGGCGTCGTCTTCCGGCTCGGCCGCTTCGTGGGCCTCAAGCGCGCCGGCTTCCGGTGGATCATCCCCTTCGTCGAGCGCATCGTCATCATCGACATGCGCACCGTCGCGCGCGACGTGCCCCCGCAGGATGTCATCACCAAGGACAACGTCAGCGTGAAGGTGAACGCCGTCGTCTACTTCCGCGTCATCCACGCCGACAAGGCCGTGCTCCAGGTGGAGGACTACCTCTACGCCACCAGCCAGCTCGCCCAGACCACCCTGCGCGCCATCCTCGGCCAGGTGGAGCTCGACCAGCTCCTCTCCGAGCGCGACCGCGTCAACCGCGACATCCAGAAGGTGCTCGATGCCCACACCGACCCGTGGGGCATCAAGGTCTCCAATGTGGAGGTGAAGCACATCGACCTGCCCGTGGAGATGCAGCGCGCCATCGCCCGCCAGGCCGAGGCCGAGCGCGAGCGCCGCGCCAAGATCATCGCCGCCGAGGGCGAGCACCAGGCCGCCGAGAAGCTCTCCATGGCCGCCGAGGTGCTCGACCGCAACCCCATCACCCTCCAGCTGCGCTACCTGCAGACCCTGGTGGAGATCACCGGCGGCGGCAACCAGACCATCATCCCCATCCCCCTGGACCTGATACGGGCGCTCGGCCTCCAGCCCAAGTGA
- a CDS encoding DUF2721 domain-containing protein has translation MDNQIARMTSRTRDMLKEWRALPEDSPRREVLRLEVGILDRRHRLLARAMAMAYGALISFVVTSLLYLSQRRFGVPDVLPVMSFSVGVVLLGASRCSRWRRCGWGAPRSNWRSARCSGSSCHPGPAESGGHDAPVGRLGAGHERVRVRAGPGDRAPRAGLDGEGAAELARLCRGQHPSGAAYTRRWPRALAGAPQAGPQPRESPCADLGGGPKGPHGHFQAHHGRLPLGPGIRRAVPAPGQPRGRGRARRGRRVRAHHGPERG, from the coding sequence CTGGACAACCAGATCGCGCGGATGACGTCGCGCACGCGGGACATGCTGAAGGAGTGGCGCGCGCTGCCGGAGGACAGCCCGCGGCGCGAGGTGCTGCGGCTGGAGGTGGGCATCCTGGACCGGAGGCACCGGCTGCTGGCGCGGGCGATGGCGATGGCCTACGGGGCGCTCATCTCGTTCGTGGTGACGTCGCTGCTGTACCTGTCGCAGCGGCGCTTCGGCGTGCCGGATGTGCTGCCGGTGATGTCCTTCTCGGTGGGGGTGGTGCTGCTGGGGGCATCGCGGTGTTCGCGCTGGCGTCGTTGCGGCTGGGGCGCGCCGCGCTCGAACTGGAGAAGCGCGAGATGTTCGGGGTCGTCGTGCCACCCGGGTCCGGCGGAGAGCGGAGGCCATGATGCGCCGGTGGGCCGCCTGGGTGCTGGCCATGAGCGCGTGCGCGTGCGTGCGGGGCCCGGAGACCGTGCGCCCCGCGCCGGCCTGGACGGGGAAGGAGCCGCTGAGCTGGCTCGATTGTGCCGAGGGCAGCACCCTTCAGGAGCGGCGTACACCCGGAGATGGCCGCGAGCCCTGGCTGGTGCGCCTCAGGCGGGTCCACAACCCCGCGAATCACCATGTGCGGATCTCGGTGGAGGGCCCAAAGGGCCCCACGGGCACTTTCAGGCTCATCATGGACGGCTCCCTCTGGGGCCCGGAATCCGTCGAGCGGTTCCTGCGCCGGGACAGCCTCGTGGTCGAGGGCGAGCCCGTCGCGGTCGACGTGTTCGAGCGCATCACGGACCTGAACGCGGGTAA
- a CDS encoding MerR family transcriptional regulator, translating into MSTTNTRKEWKLTELAEAAGVSPRTVRYYVQRGLLPAPPFKGPDTVYGEDHLVRLKAIRVLQARFLPLDAIQVELLRLGPDELKALAESEPPAVTSSTSAPAAPALPEPVKAEAPASPSSAVTSWRRWELAPGLELHLADTADEKTRALAERVRALIQESQER; encoded by the coding sequence GTGAGCACGACGAACACACGCAAGGAGTGGAAGCTGACGGAGCTGGCCGAGGCGGCGGGCGTGTCCCCACGCACCGTGCGCTACTACGTCCAGCGCGGGCTCCTGCCCGCCCCGCCCTTCAAGGGGCCAGACACCGTCTATGGCGAGGACCACCTGGTGCGCCTCAAGGCCATCCGGGTTCTCCAGGCGCGGTTCCTCCCGCTCGATGCCATCCAGGTGGAGCTGCTGCGGCTGGGGCCTGACGAGCTGAAGGCGCTCGCCGAGTCCGAGCCCCCCGCTGTCACATCCTCAACCTCCGCCCCCGCCGCCCCGGCCCTCCCCGAGCCGGTGAAGGCCGAGGCCCCTGCCAGCCCCTCCAGCGCGGTGACAAGCTGGCGGCGGTGGGAGCTGGCGCCGGGGCTGGAGCTGCACCTCGCCGACACGGCGGACGAGAAGACCCGGGCGCTCGCGGAACGTGTGCGCGCCCTCATCCAGGAGTCCCAGGAAAGGTAG
- a CDS encoding NfeD family protein, giving the protein MGGSRRSVWTVLLLGLLLLGLPTSHAASPAPPVVSRCVLDGTVDAGSRAFLVDCVRRAHEAGHQALLVRLDTPGGELESTRDIVRAFLGARVPVLVWVGPSGARAGSAGVFITLASHLAAMAPGTNIGAAHPVVGLTGQDPEAAGGKEMARKIENDAVAFVESIAKQRGRNVEWAIRAVRQSESVPAEKALALNVIEHVSPTQESFLEWAHGRSVTVGDSPVTLRTANAQLVELRPSFSQRFLHALAQPAVVYILFLLAGLGLAIELTHPGLFVPGLIGVVCIVLALLASSALPVRAGAIVLLLLGVALLVAELFITSGLLGAAGLGLLVLGGVFLVDRFDPEWFLDTPLHVPLRTMLPTAVFVAGAAVFLAFRAAETRRKPQLAGDAGLVGELGQVLDTVSPSGGEVFVHGERWAAVSSIPLPAGARVVVRRVEGLTLFVDEVKS; this is encoded by the coding sequence ATGGGCGGGTCTCGGCGTTCGGTTTGGACGGTGCTCCTGCTGGGCCTGCTGCTGCTCGGCCTGCCCACCAGTCACGCGGCGTCTCCCGCTCCCCCCGTCGTCTCCCGCTGCGTCCTCGATGGCACCGTCGATGCCGGCTCCCGCGCCTTCCTCGTCGATTGTGTCCGCCGCGCCCACGAGGCCGGTCATCAGGCCCTCCTCGTCCGCCTCGACACTCCCGGCGGCGAGCTCGAGTCCACCCGTGACATCGTCCGCGCCTTCCTCGGGGCCCGCGTTCCCGTCCTCGTCTGGGTCGGTCCCTCCGGCGCCCGCGCCGGCAGCGCCGGCGTCTTCATCACCCTCGCCTCCCACCTCGCCGCCATGGCTCCCGGTACCAACATCGGCGCCGCACACCCCGTCGTCGGCCTCACCGGCCAGGACCCCGAGGCCGCCGGTGGCAAGGAGATGGCCCGCAAAATCGAGAACGACGCCGTCGCCTTCGTCGAGTCCATCGCCAAGCAGCGCGGCCGCAACGTCGAGTGGGCCATCCGCGCCGTCCGCCAGAGCGAGAGCGTCCCCGCCGAGAAGGCCCTCGCCCTCAACGTCATCGAGCACGTCTCCCCCACCCAGGAGTCCTTCCTCGAGTGGGCCCACGGCCGCTCCGTCACCGTCGGCGACTCGCCCGTCACCCTGCGCACCGCCAACGCCCAGCTCGTCGAGCTGCGCCCCTCCTTCTCCCAGCGCTTCCTCCACGCCCTCGCCCAGCCCGCCGTCGTCTACATCCTCTTCCTCCTCGCCGGCCTCGGCCTCGCCATCGAGCTCACCCACCCCGGACTCTTCGTCCCGGGGCTCATCGGCGTGGTGTGCATCGTGCTCGCCCTGCTCGCCTCCTCCGCGCTACCCGTGCGCGCCGGCGCCATCGTCCTGCTGCTGCTCGGTGTCGCCCTGCTCGTCGCCGAGCTCTTCATCACCAGTGGCCTGCTCGGCGCCGCGGGCCTCGGGCTGCTCGTGCTCGGCGGCGTGTTCCTCGTGGACCGCTTCGATCCAGAGTGGTTCCTCGACACCCCCCTGCACGTTCCCCTGCGCACGATGCTGCCCACCGCCGTCTTCGTCGCCGGGGCCGCCGTCTTCCTCGCCTTCCGCGCCGCCGAAACCCGCCGCAAACCCCAGCTCGCCGGTGACGCGGGCCTCGTTGGCGAGCTGGGCCAGGTGCTCGACACCGTCTCCCCCTCCGGCGGCGAGGTGTTCGTCCATGGCGAACGCTGGGCCGCCGTCTCCTCCATCCCCCTTCCCGCCGGTGCCCGCGTGGTCGTGCGCCGCGTGGAGGGACTCACCCTCTTCGTCGATGAGGTGAAGTCATGA
- a CDS encoding YsnF/AvaK domain-containing protein — MTGDGTEALRTGLAVRGADGRRLGTLVGLEAGVLVVERGFFWPQRFTISRSDVGEVTDGEVRLLGGAALRESHTGALLSEPAQPKGPIAREASGAGVREEGDDVRVPLAREDAYPLLRMRDVGAVRVRKVVRTELKQLTVEVRREELVVERLPVQPGATATPEGTTAGAFEELEQVIPLWREDVEVVKRAVVYEEVHLKKAVERRTWTEEVPLRQEVARVEEEGDARLDVGDVRSGPDTHSH; from the coding sequence ATGACTGGAGACGGGACGGAGGCGCTACGGACGGGTCTCGCGGTGCGAGGGGCGGATGGCAGGCGCCTGGGCACGCTGGTGGGGCTCGAGGCGGGGGTGCTGGTGGTGGAGCGCGGCTTCTTCTGGCCGCAGCGCTTCACCATCTCCCGCAGTGACGTGGGCGAGGTGACGGACGGGGAGGTGAGGTTGCTCGGGGGCGCCGCGCTGCGCGAGTCGCACACCGGGGCCCTCCTGAGCGAGCCCGCCCAGCCGAAGGGGCCCATCGCGCGTGAGGCCTCTGGAGCCGGCGTGCGCGAGGAGGGAGACGACGTGCGGGTGCCGCTGGCGCGCGAGGACGCGTACCCGCTGCTGCGCATGCGCGACGTGGGGGCGGTGCGCGTGCGCAAGGTGGTGCGCACCGAGCTGAAGCAACTCACCGTGGAGGTGCGGCGCGAGGAGCTCGTGGTGGAGCGCCTGCCCGTACAGCCGGGAGCCACCGCCACGCCCGAGGGCACCACGGCGGGGGCGTTCGAGGAGCTCGAGCAGGTCATCCCGCTGTGGCGCGAGGACGTGGAGGTGGTGAAGCGCGCCGTCGTCTACGAGGAGGTGCACCTGAAGAAGGCTGTGGAGCGGCGCACCTGGACGGAGGAGGTGCCCCTGCGCCAGGAGGTGGCGCGCGTGGAGGAGGAGGGAGACGCGCGGCTGGACGTGGGCGACGTGCGTTCGGGTCCGGACACGCACTCGCACTGA